taaattgtaatttccccattggggattaataaacaaattaaaaatttaattattaacagcccctaatagcccttaatattgaacagttgaaaagtgagaatagtgcagagagtctggctagattattttttaatgtcccgtttgttctggaaacacactccgcactcttgtctGCTAACAATGCAGTGATCGACCAAtcagcggtctgcaggtttccacgtcaccttttggtatcgcctcagctcgctgaGGTACCtggtaaaaaagtacctggtagcaggtcccagggactttttttgtaatggaaaaccaaaaaaggcgagtagagtcgagtcgagtagataccacgcagtggaaaaccgccataagcTCGTCTACTGAAAAGACCGAGTCATGATCTGAGAGACCTGAGGGCTCAATGGCAGGAGCATCTGGTCTGGACTGGGACAACCCTCCGTTTGCCAGCTGGCATTTTGCCAGATTCTTGACTGAAGTTATTTATGAGGCAGTCCCGCCCAACCAAAACACCTTAAACTGTCCCAGCCTATCACACCTCAGCTCCACCAAGCCCCGCCCCTTTTGCCCATATTAGGATTACCCGGCTCCAGTAACTGACGGAGACAAACTGCAGGTTTCAACTTGTCCCTTCAGAAACCTCTGGATGTGGTTTTACTCAGTCTATAGTTCAGGATTAAATAACCCTAAGATTAATAAGTATCTTTATCTTGTTGTGTCCACAAATCAAAACCAAGACAGATTTACACTTTTGATGGGATGAAGGTTGTGAcacacacctgtcaatcaaagcagCTCTCGTTGTGACACTCCCTCATATCTCAGCAGTGAAGTCAGCGGAGATTAAAATCTAACTTGTTTCCTGGTGCTGATTAAATCGGACTCAACTGAACATAAAAAGGCTCATTTTGGCCAAAACGTCCCACATCTTAGAATAATTACTGAGTTACTTCAGATCTTACAATAGTGCTGAAAGAATGAACCCCTGCTCTCATCTTAAAGTAGATCATGTAGCCCCAAAATCTCCCAAATGATAGGCGAGTTTCTCCATCAAAGGTGTGTGATGTTACCTGTTAAAGTCCCGTTCAGATGAGGTCAAAGAGACGTCGTCCCTTCATCAGCAGACACTgacagatgctgctgctgtctgtcttcatCTGACTGACATCCGTCACATCACCACACCTTTATACCCAGAAAGGTCATGTGACCTGAGAACAGGACCCGGTCGGACCTGTAGGGCTGCCAGTCAGcgctctgattggacagttttCAGGTTAATTATGTACTGAGGGTCTGAACTGATAACAACATGTACACACCTCGAGTTTGATTCCGAGGAAACTGGAGCAGGAATGTTGTCCGTCAGCGTTGGCTCGCCTCTTACTGCAGCTCTGTGGTTTGTTTCCTCATATTTAGAtatagatggggggggggggaaggtggTTTCTAGGGCTCCAGCAGGGACGTGCAGACATTTTGGGGGGCAGGGGCTCAAAGATAAAAGGccttatagtagtagtagtaatagagATTTAAACCCAATCTGAAATAGGCCTATATTAACACACGTGATGAAATGCAGAGAGAAACCCATTTCTGACGACCTTTGTTGTTCAGAGTGTTGCTGCAGTGAGACGGTTTGGAGacgtgtgttaagagttgtgttgaTTTGAACGAGTTTTGCAGGAGATGTGAACTGTGTatttcaggtgactgttggtagtcagactgtagttagagttgatggtgcgttcaggtgactgttggtagtcagactgtagttagagttgatggtgcgttcaggtgactgttggtagtcagactgtagttagagttgatggtgcgttcaggtgactgttggtagtcagactgtagttagagttgatggtgcgttcaggtgactgttggtagtcagactgtagttagagttgatggtgcgttcaggtgactgttggtagtcagactgtagttagagttgatggtgcgttcaggtgactgttAGTAGTTGGACTGTAGTTAGAGATTGTGTTAGCAAGCTAAGGCCTTTGACagttttcaggttcattatgTATGAGGGAGGAACAGTCTGAACTGATAACAACATGTACACACCTGGAGTTTGATTCCGAGGAAACTGGAGCAGGAATGTTGTCCGTCAGCGTTGGCCCGCCTCTTACTGCAGCTCTGTGGTTAGTTTCCTCATATTTAGAtatagatgggggggggggggggcaggggctCAAAGATAAAAGGCCTTATAGTTTGTTGGATATAGTATAGTATCATTAtttaggaaaatgaaaataaatcatcaGTTAAccaatttaaatgaattaaactTTAAGAAATAACCAAGATTTCAGAGTTCACAGTTTGCTCAGAATTTAATGGTTTTAGTAACGGTGTCAAAAAGACACGTTTAATGGGAAAACAACATTAAAGCATGATTCCATATCTCCTTCTATAATATacatgtgttattattattcatataatTATTCCCAATGCTTTTCAGGTTGAATGACTCCATTCAACTCATTCTGTGTGTCCTCCAGGACAGACTGCTGGTCTCTGCatcgtctcttttcttttcttttcttctctagggcagtgattcccaaagtgggggtcgcgagccagagagggggggtcgcgagttgatttccagaaatacaataaaaatttaaaaacgattagaaatagcatagagTTAGctatgattttaacacaagataaaactagtggctaaatttaaaataaaaccaagcaactaaataaaaaggaaacagctgttttgattttctttctttccgagtagcgtctccaacattaacactacaaccgccgggattccaaaagtactggaaccatctaaactctataatctgtcatgataaatacctaattgcaattttaatgcaggtattgtgttaggatatctttagaaaaactaaacaatgtacaatttaacgtgtttaattatacacttgagttgcccaggtgcttcaataactcatatcatggcatagtaaaacgtaattatttcattcacatctgaaaaatatggaatgtaaacatgcaaataacacctaaaagtattttctttgaacatttataacctaacgtaacctgtcactgcctccgtgttggtgtctgctgtggtgcgcattgctcctcggaccgcgcccccccccccccccccccgctgctcggaccgcgccccccccgctccctttcctcctctaaactcgtgtctcagctcctctgccagttgctgcctgaacttcctccagacaaggtccctgctggtgccctccttggagaggatgtgatgattccagccagtttgaggatgtataaagttgtataaacacgtaggcagcccccggccatctagctccgtgtcccgctccttccacagagcgagcgcccggcgctgcctcctggtccagaacggagtccatcccCGCCGTACTCACGGTGGTAGCAGCGTTACCAACCCGGGCGTTACCTTCggcccatcgctgatgcccacagttgttactcaagaccgcttatgacgtttctctgacagagacgctgatggtaactaagcaaccaatTTGCATCTTCAACCTTGCGaaagattaaaaccaacaccacgaaataccgaatactgtaaggccgaaataggtaaaagggatttttcttctttttggcctagtgtgtaatgtatataaaaactattttaaaataaaatatagaggtttttaacttgctgtgctcctaacatactgcacatccacctcattaggtgagattaagttcaaattaaagtaatgagtcaattactgtagaataatggctgttgtgttattttgtgttgtcaatatgctcatgtttggatacgcctgtagtgcgtgcgcgtttgcgcgcaatgtttatagtggggggggggggtcgcgagtcacttgcaccgttactttgggggtcgcgggctgaaagttttgggaacccctgttcTAGGGGACGCAGGATATAAGACGGGGACGCTGCTGTTGTAATTTGGCAAGGCGTTGTCACACTGTTACCGCGGTAACTCTGTGAAAACTGTATTTCCAACCTGGTTATTCTCTGCATTCTCGGCAGGAAATAACAGAACAGAAACCTCCacaaccagggctgtagtcaagaccaccttagtcgagtccaagacaagtccaagaccaggactagtcaagaccgagtccaaagaggtttgagtccaagataAGAcagagtccaggacagaataaaggtcttctGCATGACAGTATcgagacaatcattttgggtttcactttccctccaatattattattatcaacatcataaagacacctggactcggtccagaccagaagccacagaccagcggccgagaccgagacaagtccgagtccaaatacttaacgagtccgagaccatagaaaaacggtcttgagtctggactcaagtactacagccctgtccACAACACACggcattacattattattatatacctctcattacattattattatatacctctcattacattattattatatacctCTCATTACATTATCATATACCTCTCTGATCCTAATGGTCCCATCACATTTGGACTTTAGCTTTTTAATTTtagatatttaaaatgaaaataaaaagtgtttgtttCTCCATTTGTGGATATCTGCAATAGCTCTGTTTCTTGTCATAATTCTTATTATAGATATCTGAATTTTCATACCAGTCACTATGGCAACGTTCCACATAGTACCAGACATAAGAGAAGatcagaggaggaagatcttCAGACTGGTTTcagcttttagaaaatgaagtCAAAATGAGAATTGTTGACTTTATTCTCCATATTTCAACATTATTCCTGATATTTAGACCCTATTCTCAAAATTGAATTAGACTTtcattcaaaatatttttcaacatttggactttattctcaaaataaaacaacttcaAACTCtgagttattgtttttatgtctggcactaatactgaaagttcaactttattctcaaaCTGAACTGAGCGACCATCTCAGAGATGAAAGTGTTGACCTTCATATCAGGTCTTCTGGTAAACCGCTCCTTACACAGGGGACACAGGTACTGGTCATTAGTATTCCAGTGATCAGTGATGTAGTTCTTGCAGAAGTTGTGACCACACGGTGTGGTGGACTCCAAAAAACCGTAAGGATCCCAGTCCTTGCAAGGCGCAACCACGGGGCGCAACACTAGTCACGCCAGCCAAGGTTAGTGGAGTCTTTAAAGTACACAACGTAAATACACCAACAGCCAAAAGAAACACTTACGGTAACATTACCTCAAGGCAACAATAGCAGCTCAGGATTGACGCATCTGTTGTGTTGCCAGGTGAAATCACTCCTCCCTGGGTCCCGAGCTGAGTCGGAGCCGAGAGGAGGTCCTGGCTAGCCTCAGGGGGAATTAGCCATTTCAGGTTCTAATAAACAACTTGGCAGGGAAGCGCAGTGTAGGTCTGAGGCCCAGGTTACAGAGATGTTTCAGAACCTCTTGGTATGCGGATCGTTGCTCGACCACCTCGGACAGGTAGTCCTCAAAGATGTGGATTGGAACGCCCTTGTATGTGGGCTTGCCACAAAGCCTTCATGCCTCGCATACAACCAACTCCTGAGTCTAGAATCTGTAAAACTGCAACAGGACAACTCAAAAATGAGTCCAGTATTTGTTTGCCCGGGACCTTAGCTAGGAGCTGAGGGGAAAAACATTGGTTCTGCACCTTCGATGTTCCCAGGGAGGAGGATTATTCTCACGTTATATCATTGGTGTCAGTTTTCAAGATTGAGGAGTGTAGCATGTAACTTATCATTCACCTTAAAATCCTGCATTGAATTCGGCTTGGAAGAAAGACTTGAACTCAGTCAAAAGCAAAGCCCTGGGTTCTGCTAGCAGGAGCGTTAGCAGGGTGGCGGTCAATGACGAATCACCCTTCTTtgcaacatctttttttaacttgctgGACATCCACTCGTCGTGGCGGGGTGCTGccaaatatataataacatgGAATAATATAAATGGTTCGTTGTAGTGCTTTGGCTGGACTGTAAGGAAGGTCAGAGATGAAAAGGATGGGAGCGAGGTGCGAACCCTTCACCAAGCCGCCTCACCCAAAGTCCCCTGAAGGAACTACTTCAACAGAGTTTACAATGCCACTAGGTATATTTTGTTCAGTTTAATTGAAAATCAAAGATGATGAATTTATAGTTCTCATTTTTACAGTGAACAAAACTCAACTGATCATAAACCTCtttaagaaacagaaaaaacaaagagttcatttaaaatgtaaaacagattATTATAGAAAGGTAAACAAAGTAAGAAAAgatcatgctaaactaagagtAATAAAGAGAATATGTATAAGGCAGACACCAACAAATAACGGGAAGACATCTTAAACAGATTATTCTCAACACGGCTTACAGTCTCTCAATTGGAGCTTAGACCAAGTTCCACGGCCTTCTTCAGCTCTTAAACGTCACCCTGAATGGAACCAGCTGCTTTAACTGGACTGAAGAGTCAGACTCAAATCTGATCCACTGAAGTATTTTGTGGGATCCGGTTCAAAGCAGAGGgttaaaactatttacatgaatgACAGGACTACCCTTCAAAGGGAGGGAGCGTAATATGTAGTCGTAGCCAGGACAACATCCATGCTGTTCAGAAGAtagagttactgctggtcagccttcaatgtggagagaagatcagaatataacaacacagctatcagggcatgaggaggagaaggaaacagcttggctctggaacatgttcacaacgaggcagtgtgaatgcgctggtgttttttaagggtACCGCCctcagaaaaggttttcccacattgttcacaccagtacggcttctctccagtgtgaaggcgttgatgtattttaaggctaccactgtgagaaaaggttttcccacattgttcacacgagtacggcttctctccagtgtgaatgcgctggtgagatttaaggccactactctgagaaaacgtttccccacattgatcacaccagtacggcttctctccagtgtgaatgcgctggtgagttttaaggttaccaccACGAGAAaaagttttcccacattgttcacacgagTACGGCTTCTCCCCAGTATGAATgagctggtgagttttaaggttaccactgtgagaaaaggtttccccacattgttcacacgagtacggcttctctccagtgtgaatgcgctggtgacaTTTAAGGTTACTACTGACAGAAAACGTTTCctcacattgttcacagctgtacggcttctctccagtgtgaatgcgttggtgagatttaaggccACCActgtgagaaaaggttttcccacattgttcacacgagTACGgcctctctccagtgtgaatgcgttgatgtgtttttaggtgactcggttgtgtgaaagctgccccacattgatcacagctgtacggctt
The Etheostoma spectabile isolate EspeVRDwgs_2016 unplaced genomic scaffold, UIUC_Espe_1.0 scaffold00006856, whole genome shotgun sequence DNA segment above includes these coding regions:
- the LOC116678281 gene encoding zinc finger protein 239-like, with product MTSSEVLKEGPSSADGKLATVAGKEEEEEEEEEYVVEKVLDRRVVKGRVEFLLKWKGFSDEENTWEPQDHLDCPVLTTEYMQKHEETEEKKKEGKRKGVREASGDSEERGSKRKKEEKRRGRGFKRHRCQHCDKTFTTSRYLKIHQRVHTGEKPYSCDQCGAAFTQPSHLKTHQRIHTGERPYSCEQCGKTFSHSGGLKSHQRIHTGEKPYSCEQCEETFSVSSNLKCHQRIHTGEKPYSCEQCGETFSHSGNLKTHQLIHTGEKPYSCEQCGKTFSRGGNLKTHQRIHTGEKPYWCDQCGETFSQSSGLKSHQRIHTGEKPYSCEQCGKTFSHSGSLKIHQRLHTGEKPYWCEQCGKTFSEGGTLKKHQRIHTASL